The proteins below come from a single Chitinophaga pinensis DSM 2588 genomic window:
- a CDS encoding argininosuccinate synthase, with protein MKKVVLGFSGGLDTSYCVKYLTDDKGYEVHSVIVNTGGFSAEELQEIERRAYSLGVKSHKTVDAIRSYYDSAIKYLVFGNVLKNNTYPLSVSAERVTQALAIAEHVKAVGADAVAHGSTGAGNDQVRFDMIFHIMIPGVEIITPIRDLKLSREEEIEYLKAKGVEMNFAKAAYSINKGIWGTSVGGKETLTSDGFLPEEAWPTQLTKEGTEKVSLQFVKGELTGVNGKTFSHPSEAIQHLQEIAGAYAIGRDIHVGDTIIGIKGRVGFEAAAPVIIIKAHHALEKHVLTKWQLTWKDQLSQFYGNWLHEGQVMDPIMRDIEAFLQNSQGHVTGEVFVTLQPYRFQVTGIQSEFDLMSSKFGKYGEMNSGWSGEDVRGFSKIFGNQTMIWHQVAESAKGK; from the coding sequence ATGAAAAAAGTAGTACTTGGATTTAGCGGAGGACTTGATACTTCCTATTGCGTAAAATACCTGACAGATGACAAAGGGTATGAAGTGCATTCAGTAATCGTTAATACCGGTGGTTTTTCTGCGGAAGAACTGCAGGAAATTGAACGACGTGCATATAGCCTGGGAGTAAAGAGTCATAAGACCGTAGATGCAATACGTTCCTATTATGATAGTGCTATCAAATACCTGGTATTTGGTAATGTGCTGAAGAATAATACCTACCCACTCAGCGTAAGTGCAGAGCGTGTTACACAGGCCCTGGCTATTGCAGAGCATGTGAAAGCAGTAGGTGCTGACGCCGTAGCGCACGGTAGCACCGGTGCCGGTAACGATCAGGTACGTTTCGATATGATCTTCCACATCATGATACCAGGCGTGGAGATCATCACTCCGATCCGTGACCTGAAACTGAGCCGTGAAGAAGAGATCGAATACCTGAAAGCGAAAGGTGTGGAAATGAATTTCGCAAAAGCAGCTTATTCTATTAATAAAGGTATCTGGGGTACATCTGTGGGCGGTAAGGAAACACTGACCTCCGATGGCTTCCTGCCTGAAGAAGCATGGCCGACACAGCTGACTAAAGAAGGTACTGAAAAAGTATCTCTGCAGTTTGTGAAAGGCGAACTGACCGGTGTGAACGGTAAAACCTTCTCACATCCATCAGAAGCGATCCAGCACCTGCAGGAGATCGCCGGTGCATATGCTATCGGCCGCGACATCCACGTAGGTGATACCATCATCGGTATTAAAGGCCGTGTAGGTTTTGAAGCAGCAGCGCCTGTTATTATCATCAAAGCGCATCACGCACTGGAGAAACACGTACTCACAAAATGGCAGCTGACCTGGAAAGATCAGTTGTCTCAGTTCTACGGTAACTGGCTGCACGAAGGTCAGGTAATGGACCCGATCATGCGCGATATCGAAGCATTCCTGCAGAATAGCCAGGGGCATGTAACCGGTGAGGTATTTGTGACCTTACAGCCTTATCGCTTCCAGGTAACAGGTATTCAATCTGAATTTGATCTGATGAGCAGCAAATTCGGTAAATACGGTGAAATGAACAGTGGCTGGAGCGGTGAAGACGTAAGAGGTTTCAGCAAAATATTCGGTAACCAGACTATGATCTGGCATCAGGTTGCAGAAAGTGCCAAGGGCAAATAG
- a CDS encoding GNAT family N-acetyltransferase — protein MENPNIIVRVATTDDKHYGKTITDEMEASAKARGTGIAKRSPEYVQLKMEEGKAVIALTDKGEWVGFCYIEAWGHEKFVANSGLIVNPAFRGHGVAKAIKHRVFELSREKYPDAKIFGLTTGLAVMKINSELGYEPVTYSELTDDEEFWKGCRSCVNFEVLTSKNRKNCLCTAMLYDPVEKAKEEAEREALKKAALHIQTDALGAAQPQILVAANGEIKHAKKARKFKENFKLFERWLRFKRFVLLKSGKDSISGGGAPSSRKRFFLFNIL, from the coding sequence TTGGAAAATCCGAATATCATTGTCAGGGTCGCGACCACTGACGATAAGCATTATGGCAAAACCATCACAGATGAGATGGAGGCTTCCGCAAAAGCGCGTGGAACAGGTATTGCCAAACGTTCTCCCGAGTATGTACAACTGAAGATGGAGGAGGGTAAGGCTGTTATAGCATTAACAGATAAAGGCGAATGGGTAGGCTTCTGCTATATAGAGGCCTGGGGACATGAGAAATTTGTGGCCAACTCAGGATTGATCGTCAACCCTGCATTCAGAGGACATGGGGTGGCAAAGGCTATTAAACACCGTGTATTTGAATTGTCCAGAGAGAAGTATCCGGATGCGAAAATATTTGGTCTGACTACCGGTCTTGCGGTGATGAAGATCAACTCCGAACTGGGCTATGAGCCAGTGACTTATTCAGAGCTGACAGACGATGAAGAGTTCTGGAAAGGTTGCCGCAGCTGTGTCAATTTTGAAGTGCTGACGAGTAAGAATCGTAAGAACTGTCTGTGTACGGCAATGCTGTACGATCCGGTGGAGAAGGCGAAAGAAGAGGCTGAAAGAGAAGCGCTGAAAAAGGCTGCCCTGCATATCCAGACGGATGCTTTAGGCGCTGCTCAGCCGCAGATCCTGGTGGCAGCGAATGGGGAGATCAAACACGCAAAGAAAGCAAGGAAGTTCAAGGAGAATTTCAAGCTGTTTGAAAGATGGCTGCGCTTTAAAAGATTCGTACTGCTGAAAAGCGGTAAGGATAGCATCAGTGGTGGCGGAGCGCCATCCAGCAGAAAGCGTTTCTTTCTGTTCAACATATTGTAA
- a CDS encoding alpha-L-fucosidase, translating into MRKFLLMAGLCSTLATAHAQDIAPYGALPSKSQVEWQDMEYYMFIHLGPNTFTDNEWGHGDEDPKVFNPSQLDARQWARTAKLAGMKAIIITAKHHDGFCLWPSKYSTHTVRESAWKDGKGDILKELSAACKEYGLKFGVYLSPWDRNHPAYGTPEYNQVFSNTLNEVLSSYGPVFEQWFDGANGEGPNGKKPVYDWPLFHSTVYKNQPNAVIFSDVGPGCRWVGNEDGIAGTTSWSTLNVTGFSPGKGAPPQSVLNEGNMNGEKWVPSECDVSIRPGWFYSPSTNDKVKSVQQLLDIYYGSVGRNGNMLLNVPVDRRGLIYSADSTRLMEFRRMREESFKTNLALKAKVTATETRKGNTHVNVRNLIDGKNDTYWATPDNALQGTITLTFPKAVTFNRLVMQEYIPLGQRVKAFSVEVLEKGAFKEVTTATTIGHKRILSFPDVTTTQVRVKILDALACPVISEVQLYKAPGLLAVPVINRNKNGDVSITCSSPDPELHYTLDGREPTFKSPRYTGLIPLPKGGVIRAKSFLEKGKVASTTTTVSYDIAPAKWKVIYTDDQAAGADPERAIDGNPNSFWMTNYQPDASKYPHEIQIDMNESLTLKGFVYTPRHQTVRSGTIYGYEFYVSEDGENWGQPVAHGNFANIANNPVTQTIKFNIPAKGRFIRLVATTPANENEHWASVAELGVITK; encoded by the coding sequence ATGAGAAAGTTCTTATTAATGGCCGGGCTTTGCAGCACGCTGGCCACTGCTCATGCGCAGGACATTGCTCCGTATGGGGCGCTGCCATCCAAATCACAGGTGGAGTGGCAGGATATGGAATATTACATGTTTATCCACCTTGGTCCGAACACCTTTACAGACAATGAATGGGGACATGGCGACGAAGATCCTAAGGTCTTCAATCCTTCCCAGTTGGATGCCCGTCAGTGGGCGCGTACCGCGAAACTCGCCGGTATGAAAGCGATTATTATTACTGCGAAGCACCACGATGGTTTCTGTCTGTGGCCAAGTAAATACAGCACCCATACGGTCAGAGAGAGTGCCTGGAAAGACGGGAAAGGGGATATCCTGAAGGAATTATCCGCCGCCTGTAAGGAGTACGGACTGAAGTTTGGTGTATATCTGTCTCCATGGGACCGTAACCACCCTGCTTATGGTACACCGGAGTACAACCAGGTTTTCTCTAATACATTAAATGAAGTGCTGAGCAGCTATGGCCCTGTGTTTGAACAATGGTTTGACGGTGCTAACGGAGAAGGTCCGAATGGTAAGAAGCCGGTATACGACTGGCCGCTTTTCCACAGTACGGTATATAAGAACCAGCCGAATGCGGTTATTTTCAGTGATGTGGGACCGGGTTGCCGCTGGGTAGGTAATGAGGATGGCATTGCAGGTACTACGAGCTGGTCTACGCTGAACGTGACTGGTTTTTCGCCAGGAAAGGGTGCGCCTCCACAGTCTGTACTGAATGAAGGGAATATGAACGGAGAGAAATGGGTACCTTCTGAATGTGATGTGTCTATCCGTCCGGGATGGTTTTATAGTCCGTCTACCAATGATAAGGTAAAAAGCGTACAGCAGCTGTTAGATATCTACTATGGTTCTGTCGGCCGCAACGGGAATATGCTGTTGAATGTGCCGGTTGACCGGAGAGGTCTGATCTATTCAGCGGATTCTACCCGTCTGATGGAGTTCAGGAGAATGCGTGAAGAGAGCTTTAAGACCAACCTGGCACTGAAAGCAAAGGTGACAGCCACAGAAACCCGCAAGGGAAATACACATGTTAATGTGCGTAACCTGATCGATGGTAAGAATGACACTTACTGGGCTACGCCGGATAATGCTTTACAGGGAACAATCACTTTGACTTTCCCGAAGGCGGTTACATTCAACCGGCTGGTGATGCAGGAGTATATTCCGCTTGGCCAGCGTGTGAAGGCGTTTAGCGTGGAAGTGCTGGAGAAAGGGGCGTTTAAGGAAGTAACGACAGCTACCACAATCGGACATAAGCGTATTCTGTCCTTCCCGGATGTGACCACTACGCAGGTGCGTGTGAAGATACTGGATGCGCTGGCTTGTCCGGTGATCAGCGAAGTACAGCTGTACAAAGCGCCGGGTTTACTGGCGGTACCTGTTATTAACCGTAACAAGAACGGCGATGTGAGCATTACCTGTTCTTCTCCGGATCCGGAACTGCATTATACCCTGGATGGCAGGGAGCCGACTTTCAAATCACCTAGATATACAGGTTTGATTCCCCTGCCGAAGGGCGGTGTTATCAGGGCGAAGTCATTCCTGGAGAAAGGAAAGGTAGCCAGTACAACAACTACTGTTAGTTATGATATAGCGCCGGCTAAGTGGAAGGTGATATATACAGATGATCAGGCAGCAGGTGCCGATCCGGAGAGAGCGATTGACGGCAACCCGAATTCCTTCTGGATGACGAACTACCAGCCGGATGCATCAAAATATCCGCATGAGATCCAGATAGATATGAATGAGTCATTGACCCTGAAAGGGTTTGTGTATACGCCTAGACACCAGACGGTACGTTCCGGTACGATCTATGGCTATGAGTTTTATGTGAGTGAGGATGGGGAGAACTGGGGCCAGCCTGTGGCACATGGAAACTTTGCGAACATTGCCAACAATCCTGTGACGCAGACAATTAAATTTAACATTCCTGCAAAAGGACGATTTATCCGCCTTGTGGCCACTACGCCTGCCAATGAAAATGAGCATTGGGCCAGTGTGGCAGAGCTAGGCGTTATCACTAAATAA
- a CDS encoding Gfo/Idh/MocA family protein, producing the protein MKKQQFHRRNFLKTTVAAGVGLTLLNTPARLFADIKKEKVRVGLIGVGARGQGHLDLCLHRDDVDVVAICDPDTQWAIPKSRELITKAYGAKKKVAEYSNGPEDFHNLLKRDDIDAVIIATPWEWHTIQAIAAMKAGKTPAVEVCGASDIQECWNLVNTSEDTGVPVFGMENVCYRRDVMAVLNMVRQGLFGELTHLQGGYQHDLRKVKFNNGKQLYGGGVEFGEKAMSEAKWRTNHSVHRNGDLYPTHGLGPVANMININRGNRLLSLTSVATKSRGLHKYVVDNGGENHPNAKVEFKLGDIVTTLLRTNNGETIMLSHDTNSPRPYSLNFRVQGTNGLWMDDFDSIYVEGKSPYDEWEKAGSDKDPNSYMGKYDHPLWRRYTSSAAGAGHGGMDWFVINSFIESVKRGAPYALDVYDLATWYAITPLSEQSVAEGGNVQYIPDFTRGRWMNRKPIFALDDQY; encoded by the coding sequence ATGAAAAAGCAGCAATTTCACAGGAGAAACTTTCTCAAAACCACTGTGGCCGCAGGTGTAGGATTGACCCTCCTCAATACGCCTGCCCGCCTCTTCGCAGACATCAAAAAGGAAAAAGTAAGAGTAGGATTGATAGGTGTAGGCGCCCGCGGACAAGGGCATCTGGACCTGTGCCTCCATCGGGACGATGTAGATGTTGTGGCCATCTGCGATCCGGATACACAATGGGCAATTCCAAAATCCCGTGAACTGATTACTAAAGCTTATGGCGCTAAAAAGAAAGTAGCCGAATACAGCAACGGTCCCGAAGATTTCCACAATCTTTTAAAACGGGATGATATTGACGCTGTTATCATCGCTACACCGTGGGAATGGCATACCATCCAGGCTATTGCAGCCATGAAAGCAGGTAAAACGCCTGCCGTAGAGGTTTGTGGCGCATCAGATATCCAGGAATGCTGGAACCTGGTGAACACCAGCGAAGATACCGGCGTACCGGTATTTGGTATGGAAAACGTATGCTATCGCCGGGATGTAATGGCCGTACTGAATATGGTGAGACAAGGTCTTTTCGGCGAACTCACACACCTGCAGGGCGGCTATCAGCACGACCTCCGCAAAGTGAAATTCAACAATGGAAAACAACTCTACGGCGGTGGTGTCGAATTTGGCGAAAAAGCCATGTCTGAAGCCAAATGGCGTACAAACCACAGCGTACACCGTAACGGTGACCTCTATCCCACACATGGTCTGGGTCCCGTAGCCAATATGATCAATATCAACCGTGGAAACAGGCTGCTGTCACTGACATCCGTAGCCACCAAATCCAGGGGATTACATAAATACGTTGTGGATAACGGAGGAGAAAATCACCCGAATGCCAAAGTGGAATTCAAACTCGGTGATATTGTGACCACCCTGCTCCGCACCAACAATGGAGAAACTATCATGCTCTCACATGATACCAACTCTCCCCGCCCCTATTCGCTCAACTTCCGCGTACAAGGCACCAATGGCCTGTGGATGGACGATTTCGACTCCATTTATGTAGAAGGTAAAAGCCCTTATGACGAATGGGAAAAAGCAGGTAGTGACAAGGATCCGAACAGTTATATGGGCAAATACGACCATCCGCTGTGGAGACGCTATACCAGCAGTGCTGCAGGCGCAGGACACGGAGGAATGGACTGGTTTGTGATCAATTCCTTTATCGAAAGCGTAAAAAGAGGCGCACCTTATGCGCTGGATGTATATGACCTGGCCACCTGGTATGCGATTACGCCGCTGAGTGAACAGTCTGTAGCCGAAGGAGGTAATGTGCAGTATATACCGGACTTTACAAGAGGAAGGTGGATGAACCGAAAACCGATATTTGCGCTGGACGACCAGTACTAA
- a CDS encoding sugar MFS transporter, whose amino-acid sequence MSNTATTLAAPKQASYVQSLLILGVLYFMLGFITWVNATLIPFLQLSCQLTIAEALLVTFASYLGYFFLAIPSSFIIKKTGFKNGMAYSLVIIAAGCLIFIPAANTRNFGLFLAGLFIQGMGMSLLQTASNPYVSIIGPIESAAKRISIMGICNKIAGTISPLILASIILKDAEGLEKQIAATTDAVVKSGLLDSLASRVILPYIVLAVILVGLAVAINRSSLPEIDTDNKSVDNEGKTVTDSRNSIFQYPYLLLGALCIFMYVGVEVMAGDVIGTYGRELGMSLDKTKYFTTFTLAAMLVGYVVGIIAIPKYLSQDMSLRICAILGILFTACAFMTSGYVAVTFIALLGLANSLMWPAIFPLAIEKLGSFTKLGSAFLIMGIVGGGILPQIFSRLYNPESFIYVQGMDFRHAFLYCMVPGYLYILYYALAGHKVGKR is encoded by the coding sequence ATGTCTAACACCGCAACTACGCTTGCTGCGCCAAAACAGGCCAGCTATGTACAATCGCTCCTTATTCTGGGGGTTCTCTATTTCATGCTTGGTTTTATCACGTGGGTAAATGCTACGTTGATCCCGTTTCTGCAGTTATCCTGTCAGCTGACCATTGCGGAAGCTTTGCTGGTGACATTTGCTTCTTACCTGGGATATTTCTTCCTGGCGATCCCTTCTTCTTTCATCATCAAGAAGACCGGCTTTAAAAACGGTATGGCCTATAGCCTTGTGATTATCGCAGCTGGTTGCCTGATCTTCATTCCGGCGGCCAACACACGTAATTTCGGCCTTTTCCTGGCTGGCCTTTTCATACAGGGGATGGGTATGTCTCTGTTACAAACGGCTTCCAACCCTTATGTGAGCATTATCGGACCTATTGAAAGTGCGGCTAAACGTATCAGTATAATGGGTATCTGTAATAAGATCGCGGGTACGATAAGTCCGCTGATCCTGGCTTCTATCATCCTCAAAGATGCAGAAGGGCTGGAAAAACAGATCGCTGCTACTACAGATGCAGTGGTTAAAAGTGGTTTACTGGACAGCCTGGCTTCCAGGGTGATCCTTCCTTATATCGTGCTGGCCGTGATCCTGGTAGGACTGGCAGTAGCAATTAATCGTTCTTCTCTTCCGGAAATAGATACTGACAACAAATCTGTGGATAATGAAGGTAAAACCGTTACCGACAGCAGGAACAGCATTTTCCAGTATCCTTACCTGTTGCTGGGTGCGTTGTGTATCTTCATGTATGTGGGTGTGGAAGTAATGGCCGGCGATGTGATCGGTACTTATGGCCGTGAGCTGGGTATGAGCCTTGACAAAACTAAATATTTCACCACATTTACGCTGGCAGCCATGCTGGTAGGTTATGTCGTAGGTATCATCGCTATTCCGAAATACTTGTCTCAGGATATGAGTCTGCGTATATGTGCGATCCTGGGTATATTATTCACAGCCTGTGCATTCATGACCAGTGGCTACGTAGCAGTTACTTTCATCGCTTTACTGGGTCTCGCGAATTCACTGATGTGGCCTGCTATTTTCCCGCTGGCGATTGAAAAGCTGGGTAGCTTTACCAAGCTGGGTTCTGCTTTCCTGATCATGGGTATTGTTGGTGGTGGCATACTGCCACAGATCTTCTCCCGTCTGTACAACCCGGAGAGCTTCATTTATGTACAGGGAATGGACTTCAGACATGCCTTCCTGTATTGTATGGTACCAGGTTACCTCTACATCCTGTACTACGCACTGGCAGGACATAAAGTTGGTAAAAGATAA